A region of the Octopus bimaculoides isolate UCB-OBI-ISO-001 chromosome 30, ASM119413v2, whole genome shotgun sequence genome:
TTCCCCTTGCTTTGTgatattatatatccaatacaaagatataaaagtatagaagaagaaggaggaggaggaggaggaggacaagaagaaatcgagaaggaagaagaaataggaggaggaggacaagaataaatagagaaggaagaagaaataggaggaggaggacaagaagaaatagagaaggaagaagaaataggaggaggaggaggagaggggaaatacaaaaagaggaagaggaagaaaaagtacgagaaaagaagacgaagaagagaagaacaacaacaacaaaaagaagaagggaagaagaaggagaagaagaagaagaagaagaagaagaagaagaagaagaagaagaagaagaagaagaagaagaagaagaagaagaagaagaagaatgaaagcaagaaaaagaaaaaaagaaattatatatattttaagagggGGAATGAGAGAAATCGGCAAATAAGGtaatattaaacattcataagtATATTGTGAGTGAAAGATTATGAAGTAAATTGAGGCAACTtacaatatttctaaatttttgagAGTTGCAAACCATCCGCTTTTAATGTCCGTAATGGAATTATGGTAAAGATTTCtgcatgatataaaaaaaaggacatttttttatgaagaagaagaagaaagattatTATGTTTtaagagggagaatgagagaaattGGTAAATGATTTGAGAATCATATCgtgagtgaaagaataaaagaaaaatgagacgACTTACAGTGTTCGTAAATTGTAGAGATATGCAAACGATCCGGGTTGAATGTGCGTAAAATAATTCCAGGAAAGTGCTCTGCATTATTAAAAGGGACAAGTttagaaataatagaaagaatagattcgtaattcaatattcaatattgtgTCATAATAGTGAGAGTAATATGGAGAACAATTAGGACGATGAAGAAGAAAGGAacatgaagatggtggtgatgatggtgatcatgatgacgatgatggtgatgattatggtgatactCATGAGGTTGATGAACAtgatgtttttctctttattttttctgtgaaGACAGTGGAGATACCCCTCCAGGTTAAACCAGAGGAGGTGGAAAAGTTCCCAGATCCTATTCTCCTAACCGATGGCGGAGTGGATTGGTGTTGTGGTTGAGGGCAGAAAGCAAAGATGCTACATGCGCTGTACTGAAGGCCACATCACAGTTTCTGTCCATAACAAAAATCGGAAGAAAGAAGATTCCCATCACTACTCGCACCGCGGTCccaggtgcagcagcagcagtagtagctagAACGTGTATCAGTAGCATCAGCAGCGATGAATAGAGGAATAATAGCAGTAGCACcagcactaacaacaataacaacagcaagatcAGCAAAAGCGTCATCAATATCCTCAATGCAACCAAAACCCGCCACCCAGGAAAATATTCAACTCCGTCTcttttactctcactctctcccctccATTTTCAAATGCACACACGGATACGCGGAAAACACCTTTTTCACCCTTTTTGATATACCCCGCTGACCTTGACTCTCATTGActataggcctgaatcagagaattgcGCCCCAAGTGatccaaaatgttggtgcaggcagaAGGAATGGCCTCACAGCACAGGGCTacgttgaccagatcctaagacctcacatcgTGCCCTTCTTTGCCCGTCACCATAACTCCGTATTCCAGCAGAACAATGCTCTCTCTCCCACACGTCTAGGAACTTCCTGCGTTCGCAGAACATCAGAACCATGCCGTGGCCGGCTCTCAACCCGTATTTGAACCCAATTGAATACCTGTGAGATGAAACCAAGAGACGGCTGAACCAGGTGGTTCCAAGGCCGACAACTCTTGTGGAACTGGAAGGAGTTCTCCTCAGGGTGTGGGCACAGGTACGAATAACTTTTGTGAACCGCCTCGTGCACTCCATGTACCGACAGTGTATTGCCGTTTTGAACGCCCAGGGAATGCAGACAATATTGAACATGTTACGCCTTACAATCTCGATATGCTGGATCCGCCCACTACCACGACACATGACAACGACCTATAGACTGGTCAAAGcgcatccaagaaattgactttatcagatttatcaaaatttatctctgacataatggAATCAAAACATATCTCACAATCACATAGGTCAcgcgtttcttttgcggttcagtgtaaATAATAAATTCAGTATAGGTATACGTTGAATGAGAAACAATTTATTTGACTTCACAGTAAGtaatttagtagaaagtgggttatacatctttagattgtatacctgactttctactataaaattgaagaaattgacggaacgctgaactccagactaaacaacttccgagtataagaccgaaagatgtagagacagctttaaacacacgtccttgctcaatcgctggccagcgagaaagagaatgaattgagcgggaaacgcttgctttattaattctacgcatgcgtaagactacgcatgcgcaggcgttactacagtaACATATCGGTCTGTTTTACTTTAACATTGGGTTTAAAGCTGATATCAACAACATAAGCGATTATCTAAGAACATAATCGATGAGAATTTAAAACATTGGATGTGGAAAATATGTAGAAAGTATCAAATACTTACAAAGATGTAGTAGTTTGCGAGATATTGTTGGGGACTGAAGTTAATAGACGGCGTTCACAATTTACAATTCCATTCTGATAGCAAATACATATGGTGCATGCACCTGGCACAACTTGTTGCCCGAAAACCAATCTCGTATACAGTATGAACACAAAAGTCCATTGAACTAACATAATTTGACGGAACATATTTTCAGGCATAAATCTGtaacagaagaaaatagaaattatcaGAGGCTTCAATGTTATTACTTTCATGCTGCAGATTCTTCGAAGGAATTAAAGTTCACCCCTGTTCCATGTGACGAATatggttttattttcataatttgatatTTAAAGTTACAAAATTAAGTTTCGAGAAATGTTTGTGAACAACTTTATTTGAGATTATAGCTTTAATGGgtgataatttcaaataaaactggacatcaaacacacactcacacacagacactcacaaacacattcatacacacacacacacacacacacacacacaaacacacctctaCACATTCCCATGCAGTAACCAAACTTGGTGGATCTACTGTAAATTTAACGAATCATACGTTTCCAGACCCTAAATTTGTGGTGCCTCTAATCCCGACTGGGCTGCTAAATCTGATGGGTCCCTTCCAGCAACTTTATTGTAACgaatgagttttctttttttttttctccagctaAGGCTTAGAGACGTTcatacaaattatatttgtatatatacatatacatacataatacacacatacacacacacacacacacacacacacacacacacacacacacacgtacaaactgGCTTTTGGGAGTGGCTagtaggtatgtatttgtgtatatgtgtgtgtgtatgtatgagtatgtttgtatgtacatgattGCGTGTGTTGCAGTTTTGAATTCCTTCCTGCAGTTGAACTTAAAATGACCCCTGGCTATTAAAGACccaactacacacacgcacacatatctgttTTAGGTTTTGTACCCATTTGAACTGCGAACATACACAAGATAACGTGGTAAGTCTTatgttctgaaatttaaattctgaatttgtttgaataataaaattacaCCTCAGCTAAAATCACATCCTTTGGCTTTTGGAAAACaaccttttctttgtctttctatatttttgttaagtTCGAGGGCTCaagaaatatttgtatgcatactcatacatatataccttcatataagtgtgtatatatatatataaacaaatttgtttatagtgaccaaatgtttgtgtttacgtaagctcactctctccatcgaATCCTCATTATCTTTACAAGTGCACGATGTGCCACCTATCGGATGACGAAATAATCGCAGGGCAACGcaaaatgaagcgttttgctcccGAACACATCATAaagcccggtccgagaatcgaaaccacgatatatatttatatatgcataaacatatgtacgtatgtatgtatgtatatttgaaacaaTTTCCCACTATAGGAAACCGGATCTGATACTAAAAATATCTTATGTGGTTAGAcgatttagcttttatttttcagcatattggcaaagaaatttgtcttctttttgcccttttttataattacacacacacacacacacacacacacacacacacacacacacacacacacaNNNNNNNNNNNNNNNNNNNNNNNNNNNNNNNNNNNNNNNNNNNNNNNNNNNNNNNNNNNNNNNNNNNNNNNNNNNNNNNNNNNNNNNNNNNNNNNNNNNatatatatatatatatatatatatatattgccagacTAACGTGGCAGTTGAAGGaaataggacaaatgctgctGTTGACCAGCTCCGAGAGGTGATCGCCTCCAGCTAGCTGACACACATTTCTGCGTCCATAATAATCccctaaaaaagaacaaacacaaaaaaaacaacaacaacgcgtggcacatgtaaagtattaacaaacgctcagggaaggaaacaGAGAATGGATGTGATGGTGACCAGAGACCAAGCTTCTGAATGACTGAGAGAAAATAATGTCTCCTAGCCAGACAGGAGGTCGTggaggggtagtagtagtagtattgctcTGTAAAAGCTTGGCTCTGCAGACTAGAACAATCTTTATTGATCCAGAAGGCAAGCTGGTCGTTCTCAACTTGACATCCAACGGCTAGGACCTCAGGTTGATAGGCATCTATATGCCTTGTGCTACAAGGTAAACAAAACGATTTCTATCGACGCCTCGAGAACTTTATCGTCACGTCAAGGACATTAGTTGTATTAGGTTACTTTAACGCTATTCTGAATGCACGCTTGGATAGCGTTAACTCGGCATATAGGAAAGAAGCCTAAGCGAATAAGAacacaagagttacggaatggcgTAGATTAGATCcgtgctacatatgtttcttagcgAGCGGTAACTCAGAAGTAATAAAACTCCAGgtgaggtgtataccgcagggtactcttcaggtcaaggatatcttgattaaacgAAAATTTAGATTGTCGCAAGTAGGTACATGTTACAGCATGGAAGATTCACACGGAATAATATCAATCATTAGATAATTCTCTTTCCAGTTGTACTTTAAAATTGTAACAGAAGACCAAATTTAAGACGTGAAAAATGTTTACCTTACCTTAAAGAAGGGTATTTCAGTTGGAAAAGTCTCTTATGTTATTTCATGTTTGCTCTTCTCTGCGGGAATGAAGAAATCGTTTTCAGTTACTCAATCAAATACCTGTTTTCAGCCGGATGCAAGGTTTCTCAGTGTCTTAGAAATTTTTTATGGAAATGTATTTCCTTGTTCATTGTATCCCTTTCATTCTCCCACGATCTTACACTGCACCATTTCCGACTCACATATCTTTTGTTCAATTTGTGAAGTATgttgatttatttgtttactaattgTAAATGTTGTTTGAAAAACTATCtacataggcgcaagagtggttgtgtggtaagtagcttgcttaccaaccacatggttccgggttcagtcccactgcgtggcacattgggcaagtgtcttctactatagcctcgggccaaccaaagccttgtgagtggatttggtagacggaaactgaaagaagcctgtcgtatatatgtatgtatgtatatatatatatatatatatatatatatacatatgtatgtgtgtatgtgtttgtccccccaacatcgcttgacaaccgatggtggtgtgtttacgtccccgtaacttagcggttcggcaaaaagcgaccgacagaataagtactaggcttacaaagaataagtcccggggtcgatttactcgactaaaggcggtgctccagcatggccacagtcaaatgattgaaacaagtaaaagagtacatgtggtgtgtgtatatatatatacccctgtcCACAATATGCTTATACACTTTATTTTATCCTAAAGCCAGTCCGTCCTTAACTCTCCCccttcactctatctctctttctatttatctgcttttctttccttttacagCTTAATAGCCACCTCTGCTACCattatattattgaattttgATATGTCCGCGTCTTTTTTTCTCTGGATGTTTACAATatcaggatttgaacccacatGGATCTACACAAGATTGCACCGAAGGACTTATGCAATTGTTTCTTCAGCATCggtaagttgaactatgaacttttatgcttccttctttcttccctctcttcaTTTCCTTATccctttactcccttcctctatgtcgtcattccCTTGATatatatacccttctcatttccctattttccctatttgtctctgatgacagaatgtCCCCTACTCGGGGacatcccagaaacaactgtaagactgaatttttcccaataataataatctatatgacttgagatgtttgccttgccttaatgtttattgtcttttttaacaattatatatatatatatataaggtttttaacttttaaattttcatatttaaaagagacagagacttcaaactcgatatatcgatttattcaccactctatgttaacatttctgtgccaaacttatccagtgactggtccattggattttgacatttggcacttcttcaggagtggttaccatcGGAACAAAatacgaaaaaacacatacataacgatcATTAAATTCTTAAAATCCCGTTAGATTTCATCTTTCTGTTcttataggggagataactccttaattttctatttttattgctctcctgtgaatttccactagattaattaatttgtttatttctttttactatgctatattacccgttcctttacccgtatacatatgcatacatacactttacccgTATACTTATCCANNNNNNNNNNNNNNNNNNNNNNNNNNNNNNNNNNNNNNNNNNNNNNNNNNNNNNNNNNNNNNNNNNNNNNNNNNNNNNNNNNNNNNNNNNNNNNNNNNNNNNNNNNNNNNNNNNNNNNNNNNNNNNNNNNNNNNNNNNNNNNNNNNNNNNNNNNNNNNNNNNNNNNNNNNNNNNNNNNNNNNNNNNNNNNNNNNNNNNNNNNNNNNNNNNNNNNNNNNNNNNNNNNNNNNNNNNNNNNNNNNNNNNNNNNNNNNNNNNNNNNNNNNNNNNNNNNNNNNNNNNNNNNNNNNNNNNNNNNNNNNNNNNNNNNNNNNNNNNNNNNNNNNNNNNNNNNNNNNNNNNNNNNNNNNNNNNNNNNNNNNNNNNNNNNNNNNNNNNNNNNNNNNNNNNNNNNNNNNNNNNNNNNNNNNNNNNNNNNNNNNNNNNNNNNNNNNNNNNNNNNNNNNNNNNNNNNNNNNNNNNNNNNNNNNNNNNNNNNNNNNNNNNNNNNNNNNNNNNNNNNNNNNNNNNNNNNNNNNNNNNNNNNNNNNNNNNNNNNNNNNNNNNNNNNNNNNNNNNNNNNNNNNNNNNNNNNNNNNNNNNNNNNNNNNNNNNNNNNNNNNNNNNNNNNNNNNNNNNNNNNNNNNNNNNNNNNNNNNNNNNNNNNNNNNNNNNNNNNNNNNNNNNNNNNNNNNNNNNNNNNNNNNNNNNNNNNNNNNNNNNNNNNNNNNNNNNNNNNNNNNNNNNNNNNNNNNNNNNNNNNNNNNNNNNNNNNNNNNNNNNNNNNNNNNNNNNNNNNNNNNNNNNNNNNNNNNNNNNNNNNNNNNNNNNNNNNNNNNNNNNNNNNNNNNNNNNNNNNNNNNNNNNNNNNNNNNNNNNNNNNNNNNNNNNNNNNNNNNNNNNNNNNNNNNNNNNNNNNNNNNNNNNNNNNNNNNNNNNNNNNNNNNNNNNNNNNNNNNNNNNNNNNNNNNNNNNNNNNNNNNNNNNNNNNNNNNNNNNNNNNNNNNNNNNNNNNNNNNNNNNNNNNNNNNNNNNNNNNNNNNNNNNNNNNNNNNNNNNNNNNNNNNNNNNNNNNNNNNNNNNNNNNNNNNNNNNNNNNNNNNNNNNNNNNNNNNNNNNNNNNNNNNNNNNNNNtaatacgcaggggatttttagggggctgtacctctgaaaaacctaaaccttgtgtataatacgcaccccttctctaacttgagtcaaggaggtatATATAACGTCCtaggtttgtaaacgtatatacggtaacgccccttattattattgtatatataacatgggCTTGCCTacccaggtgccgagttgcaagccaaCTGAGTTTTCCgcgttaatttttgctcctgtcaccactTCATACTCTTTTAGTGTGTCGCCTGGCTCGATGCTATCACGGCGACACCATCAGCATAAGCAGACACGCCTCTCCCACATCCTAGATCACGCAGGATACTCCTCAATAcctccaacttccgcagtagTGGTTCAAGGGTCAGTACATACAAAAGGGAGGAAATAGGGCACCCTTAACGGACCGAGTGTAAGATGCTGAATGGTTCTGACTGGTGACCATTCAGCCGAACCAAGCAGATGCCGCTGTACAAAGCAACAATCCAGCCGCAGAAAACCGGACCGAAACCGGCTGCCTTGtattgatggtcgaccctatcgaaggctttagattgatctaaattgatcaggccCCGTCCATGCCAGTTCCGTTacccaccctctctatgatgtagcgcatgagaTAGACGTTGACGTGAATAGTCCTGGTTGGGATGGCACATGTTTGCACCTCACCAACCGGCTTGTCACGACAAGCGCCGGCCTCTTGgataacaccttggccaaaaccTTAAAGTAGTGATGGGCTTGAAATTCTCTACAACGTCCCCTTTGTGTGGGTCCTTTCTCAGCAATGCCACCGCCCATCGACAGACAAAAGTGGGAGTTCTCCCATTTTGTTGCCAGTTGCCGTAGAGGCCGGCAAAGAAGTCTGGTATTGAAATATAAAGTGGGGCAGGCTATCCAAACCCGGCGATCTGCCTCTCTTGCAACTCTTCATCGCTTCTTGTATTTCTGCGGCTGTTATCAGCCTTTCGCAGCAGTCTGCTTCGCTCGCCGAGAGTCGCGGAAGGCCGTGCAGGTAGACGCCGAAGTCTGCTCTGCTATCCGTCCTACCACCCATCCCGACAGTcgagcaaagtgctgctgaaaggcTGCAGACATCTGcttcctttgtactataggcacaaggcttgaaatttatggggcaggggaccagtcgattacatcgaccctagtacgcaactggtactttaatttatcgaccccgaaaggatgaaaggcaatttcgacttcggcagaatttgaactcagaacgtaaagacgcagGAAATACCATACGGAGGAAATaccatttcgaccggcgtgctaacgattctgccagctcacagccctttttttaatgatgatgatgatgatgacttctgtATTGACCACAAAGGTTTTACATCAAGGAAGTCGCTATGGTCAGCACAGGACAAAacattggatgtgtgtgtgtgtgtatgtgtgcgtgtgcgtgtgtgtgtgtgtgtgtgtgtgtgtgtgtgtgtgtgtgtgtgtgtgtgtgtgtgtgtgtgtgtgtgtgtgttttgttagggttttgcgtgtaaacaggTTTAACAGAGAAAAGTCGTTTTTAGAAAGAAATCTTTCGAAAAATGATGGGAGTCGATTTGCGTTGaagatgtctgtgtgtatatgtatgtgtgtttatatatgtgcttatgtgtatgcatgtgtgtgtgtgtgtaagaacgtatgtatgtatgtatgtatgtatgtattacgtatgtatttacaattatgtatatattgtatatatatgtgtgtgtgtgtgcatgggtgtgtttgtgtgtgcgtgtgtgtgtgtgtagaaagtcGCAAAAAAGTCCCCAACAAAGCCTGCTTTAGAAGCAGTGAGTCATTTGCAGAGAAAGAGGTCAAGTAAAGAAGTGGCGATGGCAGAGAAGACGTCAGccaagagagatagaaagaatgtagtagtagtaaattggAAGTAGAGGACAGTAATATAATATTCAGTTAGTGAGATTAGTTTCCTTACGTAAtcgacaaacgcacacatactaaaacatacacacacatacatgaggagATAATTGCCACTCCTGTATAGTATGTAATAAACTTCGTAGCAGCTTTTG
Encoded here:
- the LOC128251275 gene encoding slit homolog 2 protein-like, which encodes MKVITLKPLIISIFFCYRFMPENMFRQIMLVQWTFVFILYTRLVFGQQVVPGACTICICYQNGIVNCERRLLTSVPNNISQTTTSLALSWNYFTHIQPGSFAYLYNLRTLNLYHNSITDIKSGWFATLKNLEILILKVVNCSEDSQCGNNSRFIFFEEFL